In one window of Bifidobacterium sp. WK041_4_12 DNA:
- the rpmF gene encoding 50S ribosomal protein L32: MALPKYKTSRANTHSRRANWKASATQTVACPNCGAATLPHMACPSCGSFRGRVYQDAVKSVFSK; the protein is encoded by the coding sequence ATGGCACTGCCAAAGTATAAGACTTCGCGCGCAAATACCCATTCGCGTCGCGCCAACTGGAAAGCATCGGCAACACAGACTGTAGCCTGCCCTAACTGCGGTGCAGCAACGCTGCCGCACATGGCATGCCCAAGCTGCGGTTCATTCCGCGGCCGTGTCTATCAGGATGCTGTGAAGTCAGTTTTCAGCAAGTAA
- a CDS encoding DUF177 domain-containing protein has product MSRPEDSPWSISVAQVASRAGQSKPVDLDCPAPSGIGDRIIGVDEGSHVRVQGSFDSIADGLIFNAQITAPVHAECIRCLKQISKDWHVNAMAFFPYNAEVAGRAALRQTSASRDEDLDIVAEDDESEDTYPLSAGSAYADVEALIRDNLVEALPLQPLCREDCLGLCPQCGINLNDNPDHHHDVTDMRWAGLEGLKKQLENEHDD; this is encoded by the coding sequence ATGAGTAGACCAGAAGATTCACCGTGGTCGATCTCTGTGGCACAGGTGGCCAGCAGAGCAGGGCAAAGCAAACCCGTTGACCTTGATTGCCCCGCGCCGAGTGGTATCGGCGACCGGATCATCGGTGTCGATGAAGGGTCACACGTTCGGGTGCAGGGAAGCTTCGATTCCATCGCCGATGGGCTCATTTTTAACGCGCAGATCACTGCGCCTGTGCACGCCGAATGCATTCGCTGCCTGAAACAGATCAGCAAGGACTGGCATGTCAATGCGATGGCCTTCTTCCCCTACAATGCGGAAGTGGCAGGACGTGCAGCGCTGAGGCAAACTTCCGCAAGTCGTGACGAAGACCTTGACATTGTTGCAGAGGATGACGAATCGGAAGATACATATCCTCTCTCGGCAGGTTCGGCTTACGCCGATGTTGAAGCCTTGATTCGCGACAACCTCGTCGAGGCACTCCCCCTGCAACCCCTATGCCGCGAGGATTGCCTGGGACTATGCCCACAGTGTGGCATCAATCTGAACGATAATCCCGATCATCACCACGATGTGACCGATATGCGCTGGGCCGGTCTTGAAGGCTTGAAAAAGCAGCTTGAGAACGAGCACGACGACTGA
- a CDS encoding cell division protein, translating to MTDSTENDDTGESQVRHVADSLQAANAAPTPESPEASDSSKGAENGSEQAQDNPAGAMPSPASMPSTASAMTFPAEATASGNDPYAAFRPHAASTDDEATGFVPAAPSDSKSTPLPSPNPKPLFSPESLPDMSERHESQPFNGDDEDSSHAEFTTVYDIIDTMQQMLDEAKGGLFTPGMVKIDRHEFSNSIVELKKMLPVQLERASALMRESERRLRNARTQANAIIASAQSRAADTVREAKEQAQFLAGQEHVVAIAEQKSKVILDTARAKASTLSSGADRYSIRVMNDLDEQLNKIQQDVQAGLRVLEERQQKAQQESEQH from the coding sequence ATGACAGATAGCACAGAGAACGACGATACGGGCGAGTCTCAGGTACGCCATGTTGCGGATTCGTTGCAGGCAGCCAACGCTGCCCCAACCCCTGAATCACCAGAAGCGTCCGACTCTTCCAAGGGTGCGGAGAACGGTTCGGAACAAGCTCAGGACAATCCGGCGGGTGCGATGCCAAGCCCCGCGTCTATGCCAAGCACTGCATCAGCGATGACTTTCCCTGCCGAAGCTACCGCTTCAGGCAACGACCCCTATGCGGCATTCCGTCCTCATGCTGCAAGCACGGATGACGAAGCCACGGGATTCGTGCCTGCGGCACCCTCGGATTCGAAGTCCACACCGCTTCCCTCGCCCAATCCGAAGCCTCTGTTTTCTCCCGAATCGCTTCCTGACATGAGCGAGCGGCACGAAAGCCAGCCATTCAATGGCGATGACGAAGATTCGTCACATGCTGAGTTCACCACCGTCTATGACATCATCGATACGATGCAGCAGATGCTTGACGAGGCCAAGGGTGGTCTTTTCACGCCTGGAATGGTGAAAATCGACAGGCATGAGTTCTCCAACAGCATAGTCGAACTGAAGAAGATGCTGCCGGTACAGCTTGAGCGCGCATCCGCTTTGATGCGAGAATCCGAACGCAGGCTGCGCAATGCTCGAACACAGGCGAATGCAATCATTGCAAGCGCTCAGAGCCGCGCAGCGGATACGGTGCGGGAGGCCAAGGAACAGGCCCAATTCCTTGCCGGACAGGAGCATGTGGTTGCCATTGCAGAGCAGAAGTCGAAGGTCATTCTCGACACGGCGCGCGCAAAAGCGTCTACACTCTCTTCAGGAGCTGATCGCTATTCCATCAGAGTGATGAATGACTTGGACGAACAGCTTAACAAGATTCAGCAGGATGTTCAGGCAGGACTGAGAGTTCTCGAGGAACGACAGCAGAAGGCGCAGCAGGAATCTGAGCAGCACTAG
- the coaD gene encoding pantetheine-phosphate adenylyltransferase, translating into MTIAVCPGSYDPVTSGHVDVIERCSRFFCEVHVVVAANAAKVPLFSDEERVQMIRKALDDDGYNKVKVVATSGLITDYCLQVGASVIVKGLRQNGDYEAELGMALVNRKLAQVETLFLPADPIREHISSSIVKDVARHGGDVTGMVPDGVVPMLQQALTSEKSSI; encoded by the coding sequence ATGACTATTGCAGTATGCCCAGGCTCATATGACCCCGTGACATCGGGGCATGTGGATGTTATTGAACGATGCAGCAGATTCTTCTGCGAAGTCCACGTTGTCGTGGCGGCGAACGCGGCGAAAGTTCCACTGTTCTCCGACGAGGAACGAGTGCAGATGATTCGCAAGGCATTGGACGACGACGGATACAACAAGGTGAAGGTCGTTGCCACAAGCGGATTGATCACCGATTATTGCCTGCAGGTCGGTGCATCGGTTATCGTAAAAGGACTACGGCAAAATGGCGATTATGAGGCAGAGCTAGGGATGGCCCTGGTGAACCGCAAGCTTGCTCAGGTAGAAACGCTGTTTCTTCCAGCAGATCCGATCCGTGAGCATATTTCCAGTTCGATCGTCAAGGATGTTGCCAGGCATGGCGGTGATGTTACCGGCATGGTTCCTGATGGTGTTGTTCCCATGCTGCAGCAGGCACTTACCAGCGAAAAGAGTTCGATATGA
- a CDS encoding DUF3039 domain-containing protein, whose product MNDLDTESPLSDPDQSTGTAVLERPETKEETKKSDDGDADRFAHYVSRERIAESRLNGRPVVALCGKVWVPKHDPSQYPVCPDCKRIYEEMHH is encoded by the coding sequence ATGAATGACCTCGATACTGAGTCGCCGCTGTCCGATCCTGACCAGTCCACCGGAACTGCCGTTCTGGAACGTCCTGAAACCAAAGAAGAGACGAAGAAGTCTGATGATGGTGACGCCGACCGGTTTGCCCATTACGTTTCGAGAGAGCGCATTGCCGAGTCAAGGCTCAACGGCAGACCGGTCGTGGCATTGTGTGGCAAGGTGTGGGTGCCGAAGCACGATCCCTCGCAGTATCCCGTATGCCCCGACTGCAAGCGCATCTATGAGGAAATGCACCACTGA
- a CDS encoding aldo/keto reductase: protein MHYHRAGNSGLKLPQVSLGLWHNFGDAAALDSMEALIYTAFDNGITHIDAANNYGPSNGSAERNLGRILARGLKHYRDELVISTKAGYQMWNGPYGDGGSRKYLLSSLDQSLERLGLDYVDIFYHHRMDPETPLEETMGALNTAVKSGKALYVGLSNYDGATMARAAEILDELHCPFIINQNRYSIFDRTIENNGLKATASKLDKGIITFSPLAQGLLTDRYLHGIPADSRIARDGRFLNSSAINDATVHSISELNAIAAERGQSLAEMALAWILKDGLVTSVLIGASKPSQILDDIGALKNTSFSDEELQRIDRISAPLESH, encoded by the coding sequence ATGCACTATCATCGCGCCGGAAACAGCGGCCTGAAGCTGCCGCAGGTTTCGCTCGGACTGTGGCACAATTTTGGCGATGCCGCTGCACTGGATAGCATGGAAGCCTTGATCTATACGGCTTTCGACAACGGAATCACCCATATCGATGCCGCCAACAACTACGGCCCCTCGAATGGCAGTGCCGAACGCAACCTTGGCCGCATACTCGCTCGCGGACTGAAGCATTACCGGGACGAACTCGTCATCAGCACCAAGGCCGGCTACCAGATGTGGAATGGTCCTTATGGCGATGGTGGAAGCCGCAAATATCTGCTCTCCAGCCTGGATCAGAGTCTCGAACGGCTTGGACTCGACTATGTCGACATCTTCTATCATCACCGCATGGATCCGGAAACGCCACTGGAAGAGACCATGGGGGCTCTGAATACAGCCGTCAAAAGCGGCAAGGCTCTCTATGTCGGACTGTCAAACTACGACGGCGCAACCATGGCACGCGCTGCAGAAATTCTCGATGAACTGCACTGCCCGTTCATCATCAATCAGAACCGCTATTCGATATTCGATAGAACCATCGAGAACAACGGGTTGAAGGCAACGGCAAGCAAGCTAGACAAAGGCATCATCACCTTCAGCCCGCTTGCACAGGGCCTGCTCACTGACCGATATCTGCACGGAATCCCTGCTGACAGCCGCATTGCTCGTGATGGACGGTTCCTGAATTCATCCGCAATCAACGACGCTACCGTGCACAGCATCAGTGAACTCAACGCAATCGCTGCAGAACGTGGCCAGAGCCTTGCAGAGATGGCACTCGCATGGATTCTTAAGGACGGACTTGTTACGAGCGTGCTGATTGGGGCTTCGAAGCCGTCACAGATTCTCGACGACATCGGCGCATTGAAGAATACAAGTTTCAGCGACGAGGAGCTGCAACGGATTGATCGGATTTCAGCACCACTCGAATCACACTGA
- a CDS encoding nicotinate phosphoribosyltransferase, translated as MAASRGFTDDYSPALMTDMYEYTMLNAALKDGTANRNCVFEIYTRHLPEGRRYAVLAGTGRILDALAHFHLSDDDLAFLSDNKVISKQCVKWLENFHFSGTIRGYREGEMFFPDSPILQVEGSFAECTLLETLLLSILNYDSAVASAASRMVSAAGNRPCMDMGGRRANEWAAVSAARAAVVGGFKGTANLLAAKLYGLHAIGTAAHSFTLLHDSEKEAFTSQVDALGVGTTLLTDTYDIESAVRTAVEVAGPALGGVRIDSGDLASLAQRVRNQLDALGATNTKITVTNDLDEYALAALQTAPVDSYGVGTMLVTGSGAPTCGMVYKLTERENSAGIMQPVAKKSKNKGNVPGRKLAYRSYEYNLADCEHIIAGSEDQLATYEPKEGWRNLLVDYVVDGVVNSEYQGNDAIIAAQEHRTQALCELPITAQSLMKGDPAIPTEITLL; from the coding sequence ATGGCCGCTTCTCGTGGATTCACCGACGATTATTCGCCGGCTTTGATGACTGACATGTACGAATACACCATGCTCAATGCAGCATTGAAAGATGGCACGGCAAACCGCAACTGCGTGTTCGAAATCTATACGAGGCACCTGCCTGAAGGCAGACGTTACGCCGTGCTCGCAGGAACCGGCAGGATTCTCGACGCTCTGGCGCACTTTCATCTTTCCGACGATGATCTAGCATTTCTGAGCGACAACAAGGTGATCAGCAAACAGTGCGTGAAGTGGCTTGAAAACTTCCATTTTTCTGGAACCATTCGCGGATATCGCGAGGGAGAGATGTTCTTCCCAGATTCTCCGATACTTCAGGTCGAGGGCAGCTTTGCAGAATGCACGCTGCTGGAAACACTGCTGCTTTCCATCTTGAACTACGACTCTGCTGTGGCTTCGGCCGCATCTCGCATGGTTTCCGCAGCCGGCAATCGTCCTTGCATGGATATGGGCGGACGCAGGGCCAATGAATGGGCTGCGGTCAGCGCAGCGCGTGCAGCAGTGGTCGGTGGATTCAAGGGAACCGCAAATCTGCTGGCTGCCAAGCTGTATGGTCTGCACGCCATCGGCACGGCCGCGCACAGCTTCACCCTGCTGCACGACAGTGAAAAGGAGGCGTTCACTTCGCAAGTAGACGCTCTTGGCGTGGGAACCACGCTGCTCACCGACACCTATGACATTGAAAGCGCGGTACGAACGGCCGTCGAAGTCGCCGGGCCTGCATTGGGAGGCGTAAGAATCGACTCTGGCGATCTGGCTTCCCTTGCCCAGCGCGTTCGCAACCAGCTGGATGCTCTGGGAGCCACCAACACGAAGATTACGGTGACCAACGATCTGGATGAATACGCCCTTGCCGCACTGCAGACCGCTCCGGTTGACTCCTATGGCGTCGGCACCATGCTCGTCACAGGTTCGGGAGCTCCCACCTGCGGGATGGTCTACAAACTGACCGAGCGCGAGAACAGCGCAGGCATCATGCAGCCCGTTGCCAAGAAGTCCAAGAACAAGGGCAATGTGCCAGGACGCAAGCTCGCATACCGGTCATACGAATATAATCTGGCTGATTGCGAACATATCATCGCCGGTTCGGAGGATCAGCTTGCAACCTATGAACCCAAGGAGGGTTGGCGCAATCTCTTGGTCGATTATGTCGTCGACGGTGTGGTGAATAGCGAATATCAGGGCAATGATGCAATCATTGCAGCCCAGGAGCATCGCACTCAGGCCTTGTGCGAACTGCCGATAACCGCGCAAAGCCTGATGAAGGGTGATCCGGCAATTCCAACGGAAATCACCTTGCTCTAG